In the Carassius gibelio isolate Cgi1373 ecotype wild population from Czech Republic chromosome B24, carGib1.2-hapl.c, whole genome shotgun sequence genome, one interval contains:
- the LOC128013656 gene encoding homeobox protein Meis2 isoform X1 — protein sequence MAQRYDELAHYGGMDGVGMYGDPHAPRPLPQVHHLNHGPPLHASQHYGTHAPHPNVMPTSMGSAVNDVLKRDKDQIYGHPLFPLLALVFEKCELATCTPREPGVAGGDVCSSDSFNEDIAVFAKQVRAEKPLFSSNPELDNLMIQAIQVLRFHLLELEKVHELCDNFCHRYISCLKGKMPIDLVIDERDGSSKSDHEDISGSSTNLADHVSNSWFIVSALGVICSSHAIHQ from the exons ATGGCGCAAAGG TACGATGAGTTGGCTCATTACGGCGGCATGGACGGGGTCGGTATGTACGGGGATCCTCACGCGCCTCGGCCGCTGCCGCAGGTCCATCATCTGAACCACGGACCGCCGCTCCACGCCAGCCAGCACTACGGCACACATGCCCCCCATCCCAATGTCATGCCCACCAGCATGGGCTCGGCTGTCAACGACGTGTTAAAGAGGGATAAAGATCAAATTTACGG TCATCCTCTGTTTCCTCTGCTGGCTCTGGTCTTTGAGAAGTGTGAGCTGGCCACATGCACTCCTCGCGAGCCCGGGGTCGCTGGGGGAGATGTGTGCTCCTCAGACTCCTTCAACGAGGACATCGCTGTCTTCGCCAAACAG gtccgcgcagaaaaacctttattttcttCGAATCCAGAATTGGATAATTTG ATGATACAAGCCATACAAGTATTACGGTTTCATCTTTTGGAGCTAGAAAAG GTGCACGAACTCTGCGATAATTTCTGCCATCGGtacatcagctgtttgaaaggaAAAATGCCCATAGATTTAGTGATTGATGAACGGGATGGCAGCTCAAAATCAGACCACGAGGACATCTCGGGATCTTCCACGAACTTAGCCGATCATGTAAGTAACAGCTGGTTCATAGTTTCTGCGCTGGGTGTTATCTGCAGCAGTCATGCCATACATCAGTGA
- the LOC128013069 gene encoding glutamate receptor ionotropic, kainate 2-like, producing MFLCTMLRLSGVEGLICGVSLGGIFESIESGPSGPEELAFKFALNTINRNRTLLPNTTLTYDIQRINVFDSFEASRKACEQLSLGVAAIFGPSHSSSANAVQSISNALGVPHIQTRWKHQVSDNRDSYYISLYPDFCSLSRAILDLVHFFRWRTVTVVYDDSTGLIRLQELIKAPSRYNIRLKIRQLSADTKDAKPLLKEMKKAKEFHVIFDCSHVMAAWILKQSQDPHSSSGREHACLIPTRTDTRYTELGLQRPEPGQSLHCNVQTDLSPRKLSFPQHFIYDTDINTFKPSRCHLRAESSLNSLMEHRPVNRTQTTTKINNQHHHHQTIEKHIINLTL from the exons TGCTGCGTCTCTCGGGAGTTGAAGGGTTAATCTGTGGTGTTTCTCTAGGGGGGATCTTCGAGTCGATAGAGAGCGGCCCGTCCGGACCCGAGGAGCTGGCCTTTAAATTCGCTCTGAACACCATCAACAGGAACCGAACGCTTCTGCCCAACACCACACTGACCTACGACATCCAGAGAATCAACGTGTTCGACAGCTTCGAGGCCTCCAGGAAGG CCTGCGAGCAGCTGTCCCTGGGCGTGGCCGCCATCTTTGGCCCCTCCCACAGCTCGTCAGCCAATGCGGTGCAGTCGATCTCGAACGCTCTGGGCGTGCCTCACATCCAGACGCGCTGGAAGCACCAGGTGTCTGATAACAGAGACTCGTATTAcatcagtctgtatccagacttCTGCTCGCTCAGCCGGGCCATCCTCGACCTCGTGCACTTCTTCAGGTGGAGGACGGTGACGGTGGTGTATGACGACAGCACCG GTCTCATCCGTCTGCAGGAGCTCATTAAAGCTCCGTCCAGATACAACATCCGTCTGAAGATCCGGCAGCTCTCCGCCGACACCAAAGACGCCAAACCTCTGCTGAAGGAGATGAAGAAAGCCAAGGAGTTCCACGTCATCTTCGACTGCAGCCACGTGATGGCGGCCTGGATCCTCAAACAG TCTCAGGATCCACACAGCTCGAGCGGCAGAGAACACGCGTGTCTTATCCCTACACGTACAGACACGCGTTACACTGAGCTGGGTTTACAGAGACCTGAGCCGGGTCAGTCTCTTCACTGTAATGTTCAGACGGACCTCAGCCCACGAAAACTTTCTTTCCCCCAACATTTCATTTACGACACCGACATCAACACGTTTAAACCCAGCCGCTGTCATTTAAGAGCAGAGTCGTCGCTGAATTCACTAATGGAGCATCGGCCTGTGAACCGGACTCAGACCACCACCAAAATCAATAAtcaacaccatcatcatcaaACTATAGAGAAGCACATTATAAACCTGACTCTGTAA
- the LOC128013656 gene encoding homeobox protein Meis2 isoform X2 → MFLYDELAHYGGMDGVGMYGDPHAPRPLPQVHHLNHGPPLHASQHYGTHAPHPNVMPTSMGSAVNDVLKRDKDQIYGHPLFPLLALVFEKCELATCTPREPGVAGGDVCSSDSFNEDIAVFAKQVRAEKPLFSSNPELDNLMIQAIQVLRFHLLELEKVHELCDNFCHRYISCLKGKMPIDLVIDERDGSSKSDHEDISGSSTNLADHVSNSWFIVSALGVICSSHAIHQ, encoded by the exons ATGTTTTTG TACGATGAGTTGGCTCATTACGGCGGCATGGACGGGGTCGGTATGTACGGGGATCCTCACGCGCCTCGGCCGCTGCCGCAGGTCCATCATCTGAACCACGGACCGCCGCTCCACGCCAGCCAGCACTACGGCACACATGCCCCCCATCCCAATGTCATGCCCACCAGCATGGGCTCGGCTGTCAACGACGTGTTAAAGAGGGATAAAGATCAAATTTACGG TCATCCTCTGTTTCCTCTGCTGGCTCTGGTCTTTGAGAAGTGTGAGCTGGCCACATGCACTCCTCGCGAGCCCGGGGTCGCTGGGGGAGATGTGTGCTCCTCAGACTCCTTCAACGAGGACATCGCTGTCTTCGCCAAACAG gtccgcgcagaaaaacctttattttcttCGAATCCAGAATTGGATAATTTG ATGATACAAGCCATACAAGTATTACGGTTTCATCTTTTGGAGCTAGAAAAG GTGCACGAACTCTGCGATAATTTCTGCCATCGGtacatcagctgtttgaaaggaAAAATGCCCATAGATTTAGTGATTGATGAACGGGATGGCAGCTCAAAATCAGACCACGAGGACATCTCGGGATCTTCCACGAACTTAGCCGATCATGTAAGTAACAGCTGGTTCATAGTTTCTGCGCTGGGTGTTATCTGCAGCAGTCATGCCATACATCAGTGA